One region of Oxalobacteraceae sp. CFBP 8761 genomic DNA includes:
- a CDS encoding DUF4832 domain-containing protein: MSAAVAAPVALASVTAGPTTASSDGTNLSIRIRYAGTPAWVRVYIDNDAVTTTGYAFNGVGAGYMIENGRLYRYSGSNGSWAWTFVKTVPYASANNLATMTVTRAELGGADNISLITQTDPPAQLSPILRLSITKTTPTPTPTPTPTPTPTPTPTPTPTPTPTPTPTPTPTPTPTPTPGTTVPVNYTASTAVITNPERGFYRHVGCETPLSQSQLTSFRTSGGESLMLCVFYLRSFVNAPISQSTLNLFQQQMDTVRKAGLKAIVRFAYNDNNSPVDATPAMVNTHLTQLAPYLTANKDIIAVVQAGLIGAWGEWGNTNNYGDSYNMTAKNIADRKSVVDKLLQVVPAERMVQLRMPLFKTKLYTPTALSASEAYNGSAKARLGHHNDCFLSNASDYGTYINPSVEFPYLAAETNYVASGGETCNYAPPRSDCPTALAEMGRFHWSYLNLDYNTTVLNNWKTQGCFTQVKQKLGYRFVLKSGAFSRTAKPGGGFVVNLQLQNEGWSAPFNSRDVELVFRNTASGATHRVKLATDPRHWLSNQTVTINQTVALPANMAAGSYSVLLNLPDPQTSLRDRPEYAIQLANSNTWEASTGFNNLQHTVGVAP, encoded by the coding sequence ATGTCGGCTGCCGTCGCTGCGCCTGTGGCGCTGGCCTCGGTCACGGCGGGCCCGACGACAGCCAGCAGCGACGGCACCAATCTTAGCATCCGCATTCGTTACGCCGGCACGCCGGCCTGGGTGCGCGTGTACATCGATAACGATGCCGTGACCACGACCGGCTATGCATTCAACGGCGTCGGCGCCGGTTACATGATCGAGAATGGCCGCCTGTACCGCTACAGCGGCAGCAACGGCTCCTGGGCCTGGACCTTCGTCAAAACCGTGCCGTACGCATCGGCCAATAACCTGGCAACGATGACGGTGACTCGTGCCGAGCTCGGCGGCGCGGACAACATCAGCCTCATCACCCAGACCGATCCACCAGCGCAACTCTCGCCGATCCTGCGCCTGTCGATCACCAAGACGACGCCGACACCGACACCGACGCCAACGCCAACACCGACGCCAACGCCGACGCCAACACCAACGCCGACGCCCACGCCGACGCCGACGCCGACGCCAACGCCAACGCCGACCCCAACGCCAACCCCGGGCACCACGGTGCCAGTGAACTACACCGCCAGCACGGCCGTCATCACCAACCCGGAGCGCGGCTTTTATCGCCACGTTGGCTGCGAGACGCCGCTGAGCCAATCGCAACTGACGAGCTTCCGCACGTCGGGTGGTGAATCGTTGATGCTGTGCGTGTTCTATCTGCGCAGCTTCGTCAACGCACCGATCAGCCAGTCCACGCTCAATCTGTTCCAGCAACAGATGGACACGGTGCGCAAGGCTGGCCTGAAAGCCATCGTCCGCTTCGCCTACAACGACAACAACTCACCGGTGGATGCGACCCCGGCGATGGTCAACACCCACCTGACGCAGCTGGCACCGTACCTGACGGCCAACAAGGACATCATCGCCGTCGTGCAGGCCGGCCTGATCGGTGCGTGGGGCGAGTGGGGCAACACCAACAACTATGGCGACAGCTACAACATGACCGCCAAAAACATTGCTGACCGCAAATCTGTGGTCGACAAGCTGCTGCAAGTGGTGCCTGCTGAACGCATGGTGCAGTTGCGCATGCCGCTGTTCAAGACCAAGCTGTACACCCCGACCGCCTTGAGCGCGAGCGAGGCCTACAACGGTTCGGCCAAGGCGCGCCTGGGCCACCACAACGATTGCTTCCTGTCCAACGCGTCGGACTACGGCACCTACATCAATCCATCGGTGGAGTTCCCGTACCTGGCGGCGGAAACGAACTACGTCGCATCGGGCGGCGAGACCTGCAACTATGCGCCGCCACGCAGCGATTGCCCGACTGCCCTTGCCGAAATGGGTCGCTTCCACTGGTCGTACCTGAACCTGGACTACAACACGACGGTGCTGAACAACTGGAAAACGCAGGGTTGCTTCACCCAGGTCAAGCAAAAGCTGGGCTACCGCTTCGTGCTCAAGAGCGGTGCGTTCTCGCGCACGGCGAAACCGGGTGGCGGCTTCGTCGTCAACCTGCAGCTGCAGAACGAGGGCTGGTCGGCGCCATTCAACAGCCGCGACGTGGAACTGGTGTTCCGTAACACGGCGAGCGGGGCAACCCATCGCGTCAAGCTGGCAACCGACCCGCGCCATTGGCTGTCGAACCAGACCGTGACGATCAACCAGACCGTGGCGCTGCCGGCCAATATGGCGGCGGGTTCGTACTCGGTGCTGCTGAACTTGCCGGATCCACAGACGTCGCTGCGCGATCGTCCCGAGTATGCGATCCAGCTGGCCAACAGCAATACGTGGGAAGCGTCGACCGGGTTCAACAATCTGCAGCATACGGTTGGCGTTGCGCCGTAA
- a CDS encoding GNAT family N-acetyltransferase, protein MHASALTPPPDSVTCHVGQLPADVEEALVTTYASLHSSLAFFKVFRSIENASCYLAHSAGGPSTVLLFTFNGRRIDVINEMIEVPQAEMARFVAYVFAHFPQIDVISFKAIKTAAGELGFPVQQYPAKGSYVVTLPATPDAYKAGIGKSTRASINQGLNGIRRHFPSFESRFFVNDDIDEDHIRAIVALSEQKINAGDAVFFYDVARLARLARLCGFVHVILIDGRICAGSVNYRVGASFFGDAMGYDPQYEKFGLGKLCVFLTICESIVRGGTRFYLGGGVFAFKERLLGVPFYMDEVHLYRSPIKLLRNIDHAIGATIAAAMRSTKQRLHQHKRATWARLVFKAFYLLQRRK, encoded by the coding sequence ATGCATGCAAGCGCATTGACTCCCCCGCCCGACAGCGTCACGTGTCACGTCGGGCAACTGCCCGCCGACGTCGAAGAAGCCCTGGTGACGACCTATGCGTCGCTGCATTCGTCACTGGCGTTTTTCAAGGTGTTCCGGTCGATCGAGAATGCCAGTTGCTATCTGGCCCACAGCGCCGGCGGGCCCAGCACGGTCTTGCTGTTTACGTTCAACGGTCGCCGGATCGACGTCATCAACGAAATGATCGAGGTCCCCCAGGCCGAGATGGCGCGCTTCGTGGCGTATGTTTTCGCGCATTTCCCGCAGATTGACGTCATCAGTTTCAAGGCCATCAAGACTGCGGCCGGCGAGCTCGGATTTCCGGTGCAACAGTACCCGGCCAAGGGCAGCTATGTCGTCACGCTGCCCGCCACGCCCGATGCCTACAAGGCGGGCATCGGCAAGTCCACGCGCGCCAGCATCAACCAGGGCCTGAATGGCATCCGGCGCCACTTTCCGTCGTTCGAGTCGCGCTTTTTCGTCAACGATGATATCGACGAAGACCATATCCGGGCGATCGTTGCGTTGAGCGAACAAAAGATCAATGCCGGCGACGCCGTGTTTTTTTACGACGTGGCGCGTCTTGCCCGGTTGGCCAGGCTGTGCGGATTCGTGCACGTGATCCTGATCGACGGCCGCATCTGCGCCGGCTCCGTCAATTACCGGGTTGGCGCCAGCTTCTTTGGCGACGCGATGGGGTACGACCCCCAGTATGAAAAATTCGGGCTTGGCAAGTTGTGCGTCTTCCTGACGATCTGCGAAAGCATCGTGCGCGGCGGAACCCGGTTCTATCTGGGCGGCGGCGTGTTCGCTTTCAAGGAACGCTTGCTGGGCGTGCCGTTTTACATGGATGAAGTGCATCTCTATCGTTCGCCCATAAAACTGCTGCGCAACATCGATCATGCGATCGGCGCCACAATCGCTGCGGCCATGCGGTCGACCAAGCAACGGCTGCACCAGCACAAGCGGGCGACCTGGGCGCGACTCGTGTTCAAGGCGTTTTACCTGTTACAGCGCCGCAAGTGA
- a CDS encoding glycosyltransferase family 4 protein produces MRLLIYIHSLENGGAERVVANLANHWASLGWAVTVVTVAPQARDFYVLDAGVGRRCLDLAGQGGGLLAGFVRTARRARALRRVLREVQPAVALSAMHTANVVLALAARGLPGMRTVGSEHNFPPKAPMGVIWETLRRHAYGHLHAVVALTHECAHWLERHSRARRIPVIPNPVVWPLAQHAPHVSPATSCAPGRQILLGVGRLSDEKNFTTLIAIFARLATAHLDWDLVILGEGAQRPALAAQVQAGGLGQRVFLPGSVGNVGDWYAQASLYAMSSHFEGFPNTLVEAMAYGLPAVSFDCDTGPRDIIRHGIDGVLVAPGDVDGMASALDTLMRDSRARARFAQRAVDARERFSMEKISRMWETVFMPSTCTHDVKADVVAE; encoded by the coding sequence ATGCGATTACTGATCTACATTCACTCGCTGGAAAATGGCGGCGCCGAGCGGGTGGTCGCCAATCTGGCCAACCACTGGGCGTCGCTCGGCTGGGCCGTCACGGTGGTGACCGTGGCCCCGCAGGCGCGTGATTTTTACGTGCTCGATGCCGGCGTCGGTCGCCGCTGCCTTGATCTGGCTGGACAGGGCGGTGGCTTGCTGGCCGGGTTCGTGCGCACGGCCCGGCGCGCGCGTGCGCTGCGCCGGGTATTGCGCGAGGTGCAGCCCGCTGTGGCCTTGTCCGCCATGCACACGGCCAATGTCGTGCTGGCACTGGCGGCGCGCGGGCTGCCTGGCATGCGCACGGTCGGCTCCGAACATAACTTCCCGCCCAAGGCGCCGATGGGCGTGATTTGGGAAACGTTGCGGCGTCATGCCTACGGCCACTTGCACGCTGTCGTCGCGCTGACGCACGAATGCGCGCACTGGCTGGAGCGCCATTCCCGTGCCCGGCGCATTCCCGTGATCCCGAACCCTGTCGTGTGGCCGTTGGCGCAGCATGCGCCGCATGTGAGTCCCGCGACCTCGTGCGCGCCCGGCCGCCAGATCCTGCTGGGGGTTGGCCGGCTCAGCGACGAGAAAAACTTCACGACCCTGATTGCCATCTTTGCCCGGCTGGCAACCGCGCACCTGGACTGGGACCTCGTCATCCTGGGCGAGGGTGCGCAGCGTCCTGCACTGGCTGCGCAGGTGCAGGCCGGCGGACTGGGGCAGCGCGTGTTCTTGCCCGGCAGTGTCGGCAATGTGGGCGACTGGTACGCGCAGGCCAGTCTCTACGCCATGAGTTCGCATTTCGAGGGCTTCCCCAACACGCTGGTCGAAGCCATGGCGTACGGCTTGCCGGCGGTGAGCTTCGATTGCGATACCGGTCCGCGGGACATCATCCGCCACGGGATCGATGGCGTGCTGGTGGCGCCCGGTGACGTCGACGGCATGGCGTCGGCGCTCGATACCCTGATGCGTGACAGCCGTGCGCGGGCCAGATTCGCGCAGCGCGCCGTCGATGCGCGAGAGCGGTTCTCGATGGAGAAAATATCGCGCATGTGGGAAACCGTCTTCATGCCGTCAACCTGCACGCATGACGTCAAGGCTGACGTTGTTGCTGAGTGA